In one Bacteroidia bacterium genomic region, the following are encoded:
- a CDS encoding carboxypeptidase-like regulatory domain-containing protein, whose translation MTIFKYFRKGCLLLVLLLWGVNAHSQEKVTGIVLGLAVDGTEEPLPGANVHWLNTTTGTITGTDGSFGLELVETTDQLVISYTGYSPDTVKAVPGKEMKILLHQGQHLKAAEIEESVNATRLSYFDVRQTQVMSEQELFKAACCNLSESFETNPSVDVSYSDAVTGTRQIQMLGLAGPYSQVMQEQMPGVRGLQQYQGMSFVPGSWISSIHVGKGTGSVVHGFESIAGQINVELRQPSDPDRLFLNGYGNQDGRGEFNLITTQRISPKTATTTLLHASARPFTIDGNSDGFADNPTGEQFNAINRWKFHGNKGWEGQFGVRGFYDNKIAGQVTFDPERDEGTLNAYGVGITSRQGGLWAKTGKVFSANPFKSVGFQFSLNHFDQDAYYGLREYTAQQQSIYANVIYQNIISSSDHLIRGGVSFMGDRYEEQLISPTQDSVQFDRNELIPGAFAEYTWSRDVQTSVVAGLRADYHNLFGLFLTPRLHARYAITEQTVLRLSGGKGWRVSNPVAENQSVLATSRELYFLPSNEMEAWNLEPEEAWNAGISLSRDFRFNYQNGTVVLDYYYTYFTNQVIMDLDADVRKAIFYNLDGKSFSHSLQAQIDYELVKNLDLRLAYRWLDVKTAYRWNGLLDKPLISNHRAFANLAYETKNRWKFDYTVKWDGSKRIPSTEDNPAAYQRSSESPDFFTMNAQVTKTFSKKFDAYLGMENITNFRQESPIIAADQPFSPYFDSSLIWGPVFGRMTYVGFRLRLPHPEMADGNKP comes from the coding sequence AACCGGCATTGTTCTCGGCCTCGCGGTAGATGGGACCGAAGAACCATTGCCCGGTGCAAACGTGCATTGGCTAAACACCACGACAGGTACCATTACCGGGACAGATGGAAGCTTTGGGTTGGAACTGGTTGAGACCACTGATCAATTGGTGATAAGTTACACAGGATATTCTCCCGATACCGTGAAGGCCGTTCCAGGCAAGGAGATGAAAATATTGCTGCATCAGGGTCAGCATTTAAAAGCGGCAGAGATTGAGGAAAGCGTAAATGCTACGCGCCTCAGCTATTTCGATGTGCGACAAACGCAGGTAATGTCAGAACAGGAATTGTTCAAGGCCGCCTGTTGTAATCTCTCAGAAAGTTTTGAGACGAATCCTTCGGTTGACGTTTCATACTCTGATGCTGTGACGGGAACCCGGCAGATCCAAATGTTGGGGCTGGCTGGGCCTTATTCACAAGTGATGCAGGAACAAATGCCCGGAGTGCGGGGCCTGCAGCAATACCAGGGAATGTCATTCGTACCGGGCTCTTGGATCAGTTCCATCCATGTGGGAAAGGGAACGGGTTCTGTAGTTCACGGATTTGAAAGCATAGCCGGTCAGATCAATGTGGAGTTGCGGCAACCCTCTGATCCGGACAGGCTCTTCCTCAATGGATATGGAAATCAGGATGGACGGGGTGAATTTAATTTGATTACCACACAAAGGATTTCTCCTAAAACCGCAACGACAACACTATTGCATGCCAGCGCACGACCTTTTACTATAGATGGCAATAGCGATGGTTTTGCAGATAATCCTACAGGGGAGCAGTTTAATGCCATCAACCGATGGAAATTTCATGGCAATAAAGGTTGGGAAGGACAATTTGGCGTGCGAGGTTTCTATGACAATAAGATCGCAGGCCAGGTAACCTTTGATCCTGAGCGGGATGAAGGAACTCTGAATGCCTATGGCGTGGGAATTACTTCCCGGCAGGGCGGCCTTTGGGCCAAAACAGGAAAAGTATTTTCTGCGAATCCCTTTAAAAGTGTTGGATTTCAGTTTTCCCTAAATCACTTTGACCAGGACGCATATTATGGCCTACGAGAATATACTGCACAGCAGCAAAGTATTTACGCTAATGTCATTTATCAGAATATTATTTCTTCTTCTGATCACCTCATTCGGGGTGGAGTCAGTTTTATGGGAGATCGTTATGAAGAACAACTGATTTCTCCCACGCAGGATTCTGTTCAATTTGACCGGAATGAACTCATTCCCGGGGCATTTGCTGAATACACGTGGTCGCGTGATGTACAGACTTCGGTAGTTGCCGGACTGCGGGCAGATTATCACAACTTGTTCGGCTTGTTCCTGACGCCTCGTTTGCATGCCCGTTATGCTATTACGGAACAGACGGTACTTCGCCTTTCTGGAGGCAAGGGTTGGCGCGTATCTAATCCGGTTGCAGAGAATCAATCCGTGCTGGCTACCTCCCGTGAACTATATTTTTTGCCATCTAATGAAATGGAAGCCTGGAATCTGGAGCCGGAAGAAGCCTGGAATGCCGGTATCAGCCTGAGTCGTGATTTCCGGTTCAACTATCAGAATGGTACTGTGGTGCTGGATTATTACTACACCTACTTTACCAACCAGGTGATCATGGATTTGGATGCGGATGTACGGAAGGCGATATTTTACAATCTGGATGGGAAAAGTTTCAGCCACAGCCTTCAGGCGCAGATTGACTATGAACTGGTGAAGAACCTGGACCTGCGGCTTGCCTATCGCTGGCTTGATGTGAAGACAGCATACCGTTGGAACGGCTTGCTGGATAAACCATTAATTTCAAACCACCGAGCTTTTGCAAACCTTGCCTATGAAACGAAGAACAGATGGAAGTTTGACTACACGGTAAAATGGGACGGGTCAAAGCGAATTCCTTCCACAGAAGACAATCCGGCAGCCTATCAGAGAAGCTCTGAGTCGCCTGATTTTTTTACGATGAATGCACAGGTGACTAAGACTTTCAGCAAAAAATTCGATGCCTATCTTGGTATGGAAAATATCACGAACTTCAGGCAGGAATCACCCATTATTGCGGCTGATCAGCCCTTTAGTCCCTATTTCGACAGCTCCCTGATTTGGGGACCCGTATTCGGGAGAATGACCTATGTAGGCTTCAGGCTTAGACTTCCCCATCCTGAAATGGCTGATGGCAATAAGCCGTAG
- the mtgA gene encoding monofunctional biosynthetic peptidoglycan transglycosylase encodes MFIKLGRLIKRIVVGFFVISIGLVVIYRFVPPPVTPLMITRLFDQAANDQPLRLSKDWKPLEKMSTALPQAVIAAEDQRFLEHWGFDIQAIQKAIEEREKRKRVRGASTISQQVAKNVFLWQGRSWIRKGFEVYFTVLIELIWPKRRIIEIYLNVAEMGNGIYGAEMAANTYFNRAAKDVSTAQAALLAAILPSPLRYSATNPSPYIRDRQAWIMGQMRNLGPLDLAGASEKN; translated from the coding sequence ATGTTCATAAAACTTGGACGGCTTATTAAGCGGATCGTGGTAGGTTTTTTCGTCATTTCCATAGGCTTGGTTGTCATCTATCGTTTTGTACCACCCCCGGTTACACCCTTAATGATCACAAGGTTATTTGACCAGGCCGCAAATGACCAGCCTCTTCGCCTTTCCAAGGATTGGAAGCCTCTCGAAAAAATGTCGACTGCTTTACCACAGGCGGTTATAGCCGCAGAAGACCAGCGGTTTCTGGAACATTGGGGGTTTGATATCCAGGCCATTCAAAAGGCTATTGAGGAAAGGGAAAAACGAAAAAGAGTGCGTGGTGCAAGTACCATCAGCCAGCAGGTCGCCAAAAATGTATTCCTGTGGCAGGGCCGTTCCTGGATCAGGAAGGGATTCGAGGTATACTTCACCGTTTTGATAGAGTTGATATGGCCCAAACGAAGGATCATTGAAATATATCTGAACGTGGCTGAAATGGGCAATGGGATTTACGGAGCAGAAATGGCCGCCAATACTTATTTCAACCGAGCGGCAAAGGATGTCAGCACTGCCCAGGCAGCACTGCTTGCAGCTATTCTTCCCAGCCCCCTGAGATATTCTGCTACGAATCCATCACCCTACATTCGCGATCGCCAGGCCTGGATCATGGGCCAGATGCGGAACCTCGGTCCGCTGGATCTTGCCGGTGCTTCTGAAAAGAATTAG
- the msrA gene encoding peptide-methionine (S)-S-oxide reductase MsrA gives MSGQEENPTELATLGAGCFWCIDALLRQLRGVKHVEAGYAGGKEENPTYEQVSSGATGHAEVARVAFDPSEITFEELLDIFWHTHDPTTLNRQGADAGPQYRSVIFYHNEQQKQQAEAKMQELTERIIFDKPIVTAIEPLTSYYRAENYHQNYYAQNSMQPYCHIVISPKLQKLKKNYSHNLKEQK, from the coding sequence ATGTCCGGACAGGAAGAAAACCCAACAGAGCTGGCCACATTAGGTGCAGGATGCTTTTGGTGTATTGATGCATTGCTTCGGCAATTACGGGGCGTGAAGCACGTGGAAGCAGGCTATGCAGGCGGCAAGGAAGAAAATCCAACCTATGAGCAGGTAAGCAGCGGTGCCACAGGCCATGCAGAAGTTGCGCGGGTAGCATTTGATCCTTCAGAGATAACCTTTGAGGAATTGCTTGATATATTTTGGCACACGCACGATCCCACTACCCTGAATCGGCAGGGAGCCGATGCCGGACCGCAATACCGCTCAGTTATTTTTTACCATAACGAGCAGCAAAAGCAGCAAGCCGAAGCAAAAATGCAGGAACTGACGGAGCGCATAATCTTCGATAAACCCATTGTTACGGCAATTGAACCTCTGACCTCCTACTACCGCGCTGAAAATTATCACCAGAATTATTACGCTCAGAACAGTATGCAGCCATACTGTCATATTGTAATTTCCCCCAAACTCCAAAAACTAAAAAAGAATTACAGTCATAATCTGAAAGAACAGAAATAA
- the rfbA gene encoding glucose-1-phosphate thymidylyltransferase RfbA, which translates to MKGIILAGGSGTRLYPLTISISKQLMPLYDKPMIYYPLSTLMLAGIRDILIISTPHDLPNFEKLLKDGSHLGMNFQYAEQPEPKGLAQAFTIGADFIGNDQAALILGDNIFYGFRMADVLSDIDPKGGIIFAYHVSDPERYGVVEFDEKFKALSIEEKPKQPKSNFAVPGLYFYDNSVIDIARNLEPSARGEYEITDVNKEYLKQEKLKVQVLSRGTAWLDTGTFDSLMQAAQFVQVIEERQGLKIGCIEEIAFRKGFIDSEQLGKVATPLLNSGYGDYLLKLLDQERQAGPKVRDHIIG; encoded by the coding sequence ATGAAGGGGATTATTTTAGCAGGAGGCTCAGGAACAAGGCTGTATCCTTTGACGATCAGCATTAGCAAACAACTGATGCCGCTTTATGACAAGCCGATGATCTATTACCCGCTATCCACGCTTATGCTGGCGGGAATTCGGGACATTTTGATTATTTCCACGCCTCACGACCTGCCAAATTTTGAAAAACTTTTGAAGGATGGCAGCCATCTGGGAATGAACTTTCAATATGCAGAGCAGCCTGAACCAAAGGGGCTGGCGCAGGCATTTACCATCGGTGCGGATTTTATCGGAAATGATCAGGCTGCACTGATACTAGGCGACAATATCTTTTATGGCTTCAGAATGGCTGATGTACTGAGCGATATTGATCCAAAGGGGGGGATTATTTTCGCCTACCATGTTTCGGACCCAGAGCGCTATGGAGTTGTGGAATTTGATGAGAAATTCAAAGCACTCAGTATTGAAGAAAAACCGAAGCAGCCTAAATCTAATTTTGCCGTTCCAGGCTTATATTTTTATGATAATTCCGTCATAGATATTGCAAGAAATCTGGAACCTTCGGCTCGTGGAGAATATGAGATCACGGATGTAAATAAGGAATATCTGAAGCAGGAAAAGCTGAAGGTTCAGGTACTCAGCCGCGGAACCGCCTGGCTCGATACCGGCACCTTCGATTCACTGATGCAGGCCGCCCAGTTCGTACAGGTAATTGAAGAACGGCAGGGACTTAAGATTGGATGCATTGAGGAAATTGCCTTCAGGAAAGGGTTTATTGACAGCGAACAACTGGGCAAAGTAGCTACTCCGTTATTAAACAGCGGCTATGGCGACTATCTGCTAAAACTCCTGGATCAGGAAAGACAAGCAGGTCCCAAGGTACGGGATCATATTATCGGTTAA